The segment AGAACGACAGTGCCGCGGGGATGGGTCGTGCGTTCTCGGTGGACGTCAGCGAGATGCCGAACACGAAGTCGTTCCACGCGAAGAAGAACGTCAGGATCGCGGCGGTGAACACACCGGGTGCCGCGAGCGGGACGATGACCTTGCGGAAGGCCTGCCACGAGGTCGCCCCGTCGACCTGCGCGGCCTGCTCCATCTCCCACGGGATCTCGCGGAAGAACGCCGAGAGCGTCCAGATCGCGAGGGGGAGGGTGAAGCTCATGTAGGGGATGATGAGGCCGGGCCACGTGTCGTAGATCCCGAGCGTGCGCCACATGTCGAACAGCGGCCCGACGAGCGAGACCACGGGGAACATGGCGATGACGAGGGCGGTGGTGAGCACGAACCGCTTGCCCTTGAACTCCAGCCGCGCGACCGCGTAGGCGGTGAGCGTGGCCAGGGCGACGGAGAGCAGGGTCGCGATGAGCGAGATGCCGATCGAGTTGAAGATCGCCCGACGGAACTGCTCGT is part of the Aeromicrobium sp. Leaf245 genome and harbors:
- a CDS encoding carbohydrate ABC transporter permease; its protein translation is MNKNAATRIGTLVGFVAIMIWCLLPVAWIISLSFKSQEAVTNGSPGFFPSSGGGAGWQNYADVIADEQFRRAIFNSIGISLIATLLSVALATLTAYAVARLEFKGKRFVLTTALVIAMFPVVSLVGPLFDMWRTLGIYDTWPGLIIPYMSFTLPLAIWTLSAFFREIPWEMEQAAQVDGATSWQAFRKVIVPLAAPGVFTAAILTFFFAWNDFVFGISLTSTENARPIPAALSFFVGADPFNRPASLLAAGAVVATIPVILLVLFFQRKIVAGLTAGAVKG